From a single candidate division WOR-3 bacterium genomic region:
- a CDS encoding GNAT family N-acetyltransferase, with amino-acid sequence MPLCQNTTLLRVWLEAHRPASNSAANLVAGAAGNIPRWIRVDNPACPQAVVCRTDRRLTLYAENPRAAACVVASLPRNLRQRFGATPSRFFRTIRRLWPGPDARRRAWTNYCHMYILKPGRLAPAPRVRVGPLRPADAPLIARNWPYGRRRVEYVKSRIKAMPSSCIRRDGRPVAWALIHDDGSMGMLHVLEQFRGQGLARAITAHLARQVGKLGIQPFVYIVRTNRASISLTETMGFEKQAEYIWFGTDR; translated from the coding sequence GTGCCTCTGTGCCAAAACACCACTCTACTTCGAGTCTGGCTCGAAGCGCATCGGCCCGCCTCCAACTCAGCCGCGAACTTGGTCGCCGGCGCCGCCGGAAACATCCCGCGCTGGATAAGGGTTGACAACCCTGCCTGTCCGCAGGCCGTCGTGTGCCGGACCGACCGGCGCCTGACCCTGTACGCCGAGAATCCGCGCGCCGCGGCCTGCGTGGTCGCATCGCTTCCCCGCAACCTGCGCCAGCGGTTCGGCGCTACGCCGTCCCGATTCTTTCGCACGATTCGGCGCCTTTGGCCCGGCCCGGACGCGCGGCGTAGGGCCTGGACAAACTACTGCCATATGTACATCTTGAAGCCTGGCCGGCTCGCGCCTGCTCCGCGTGTGCGCGTGGGTCCGCTCCGGCCGGCCGACGCGCCGCTCATCGCCCGCAACTGGCCTTACGGCCGCCGCCGGGTGGAGTACGTGAAGTCCCGAATCAAGGCGATGCCCAGTTCGTGTATCCGGCGCGATGGAAGGCCGGTCGCGTGGGCGTTGATCCACGACGACGGCTCGATGGGGATGCTGCACGTGCTGGAGCAATTCCGCGGCCAAGGGCTGGCACGCGCCATAACCGCCCATCTTGCCCGACAAGTGGGCAAACTCGGCATCCAGCCCTTTGTCTACATCGTGCGCACGAACCGGGCTTCAATCAGCCTGACCGAAACTATGGGGTTTGAAAAACAGGCCGAGTACATCTGGTTCGGCACCGACCGCTAA